TGTCCATTAACACACCTTGTGCCTGCCAGACTTTGTGCCAGAAGATTCTGAGGAGTTAAGTGCGGCTGGGGAAGAGATCAGGGCATCCATGTGTGGGAGGCATCACGCAGCTCCAAAGTTCCCCTAGATCACCTTGAAACGTCCCATCCTTGGATGGTAGCGGCCCCACTGCACAAgtgtgcgcgcacacacacacgcaggaAGCAGGGACGAGCACCGATGTCTGAGCTCTCCCACTGGCACAATCACAGTGCAACAGAAAGGGTTGCCCAGGAGGTGGTGTGAGCAGCAGTGGCAGTCTCCTGGTGGGGAGGCTGCAGAGGGGCTTCCTGATCAGGCTTCTTCTTGGGACCCTCCATCTCAGAGGCTTGTGCCCGTGGAGCTGGGCTCTCAGTTTCGTGTGTTCCTGGAGTAGGGTGGTGTGGCATAAGGGGATCCAGCATGACCCTTGGTCAGATGGTTTCCTCTGCCCTTGGCCCTGGGCCTCCAACAGGTGCTTGGGTCACTCTCGGTCCCTGAGCTGAGGGGCCCGATGGACTCCATGCAAGCCTTGGAGGGCTTTGTGCCTCTCCTGAGGAGTCTGACTCCAGGCCCTCTGTGTTCCAGAGGCTAGCTGAGCCTTCCTCAAGGCTGCACCCAGCGATGGGGTTGGGAGCCCAGGGGTTCCGGGCTCCACACTGGACCTCGCCACCTTGGGAGTTTCTCCTTCACCCTCAGCCAGGAGTCCAGCAGTCCACACGGTTCCTGCTGTGCCCACCTACTTCTCTCCCCATTGATGGGTTGAGATGGATCATAAAGTATGAACTGGGGAAGAGACCCCTCACCAAGCCCAGATCTTGTCCAAGGGAGGCCCTCCTGGGGGCTTTATGGAAGGAAGCTCATGCAGGCCCTGTTTCCAGGGGCCACATCTGGGGCTAAGAAGGAGAGGTGAACCGGGCCCAGGCCAGCTGGGCTGGGGGGGTGGCGTGGTCAGGACTGggacagctgggccctgggccctgccTTCTGTAGTGACCCCCGTGGGAGCGGGCTACTGGGCTGGGCCAGGGGGGCGCAAGACAGGGACTTTATCCCAGGACTGGAGAAGCATGGCCTGGCTTGGCTGATCAGACAGGGCATGGGAGAATAGGAAACCGGCCAGGCTCCAGGGGAGAGAGGCAGCATGCCCTGGGCCTctggggttttcccatcctccctGACCAGCCAGGTTCTTAATCCCATGGTCAGCCTTCTGAGAGGCCCCACCCACTAGGCTCGGTCTAGGCAGGTGTGACAATGTGTCATTCTTTCCCCCAGAGCCCAGCCCCACTCCCAGGAAGGGCAGAAactcaggaggcctggggctgaGAGGTGAGGCCCAGACTCTCCCGGCTTCTTCCTGGACCTTGGGTGCCCCTCCTTCGCCAGCCTGGGCTACATGACCTCCATACCAGCCCAGCGGCTGGGCGCCGGCCAGGGGAGGCCAGGTCCTGGCAGCGCATtacgggggagggagggaggtttCTCTCCACCACCCAtgtccccaccctccccctccctcactctCTTCCTTACCAGCTCCTCTCGTCCTGGACCAGACGGAACCCGGGCTGGTCTCAGGCACACACGGACAGCCAGACGCCCTGCAGCAGCGCCAGGAGCCCAGACGCTGGCAGCTGGAGGGAGGCCCTGGACGCTCCTGCAGCCATGCCGGCTCTCAGCCTGCTCCTTTTGGGCCTGCTCAGCGCAGTGCCACCCGCCAGCTGTCAGGAAGGTAGCGCAGGGCTGGCTCAGCCCCTGGGGCTGTGGTGAGGAGAGGGCTGGGCCGGGTCCTGGTaccccaggggaggaggggggtgtcTTCAAGCTTCCCTCACCACCACTGACACCTCTAGTTTGGAGGGGGAAGCAGGGCTGGCGGAGAGGAAGCCTCTGAAGGCAGAAATCTCTGAGCCAGGCTATTGCCTGCGACTTGTTTCCCACGAGTGAGAAATGGGGGCAAGGGAAAGGCTGGAGCTAGGATTTAGGTGAGGAGCACGAGTTGGGCCCCAAGCTCCAAGAGCGGGAACTGCCCTGGAGGCGACTTGTCCTTGCCTAGAGGTGGCTGGGTCGGGTGGAGGCCTGCTCTGGGAGGACGCAGAGCTGCCGGGTTTGCTAATGGTTTGGACCCAAGTCGTTGTTGTTTCAGCTTCCTGGCCTGGGTAGGGGACGGTCCCGCACATACCTGCGCTCTCTGTGCAGCTCTGTCTATCTCTTGCTGTGCGGCCTTGAGCAAATTTCTGCCCCCTGCCGACTCAGTTTTCTCACCCATAAGGTGAGGACACCCTGTGCACCTGCCAGGCCTGCCGCCAGGTCAGGGGTGTGGAAGAGCTTTGCACCAGTGAAGCACCGCACCCCGAGGtctgcccccccccgccccgcgctgTCTTCTGCAGCCTAAGCCTTGGGAGCCTGCAGGTGGGACTTGGGTGTGGAGGGGGCTTGCAAAGATGCTTCTAGGCACCACCTCTTTGCTCTGCTCCTGAGCTCTTATGAATGCCTGCTTCCAGGTCTTCAGCCCTCTGAGCTGAAGATCAGAGAGACTGAGTGACTTGCATATGTCACACAGTAGGGCAAGAAGGGGCAGGACTCAACTCTCGCCCCAGGCTCTGCCCTTTGCTCCATGTGCCCACCTGAGAAGCCACTGGGAAGGCGGAACAGGATGAGGCTCCTTGGTGTGTCTGGAGGAAGCAGGGGGGGGGGCCTCCCAGGGCTTGAGGCTTAACTAGGCCTGAGCACCCACTGGCCCAGGAAGCAGCAGATCTGAAGCATTGTTTCAGATGCTTCGGAAATAATGCTTCAGGGCTGTCGGGCCAGAGACCAGGCAGGGGTCTGGTCGAGTTTCTCTGGGGGAAACAATTAACCCAAAACATTGCTTTTTTGGCAAGCAATAGactttcttttgtctcttgtCCCTGGAGATAAGTGAGGTTTGACCAGGCCTCCTGCCAGAGAGTTCCTAGACTCCCCCCTTCTTTCCCAATACCTGCCAGGCTCAGAGAAGAGGCAGAGCTTTCACTGCAGCAGGAGATCATTAGGGTAGACTCAAGGAAGGACTTTTGAGCAGGAGtgagtgagatttttttttagaggtaccagggattaaacctgggactctgtacatgtgaagcaggtgctcaatcattgaGCTATCCTGGCTCCCCAGCAGAGTGAGATTTTTGATGCTTAGCCTGGGCTCCTCAAAGCAGAGTATGGCCCTGGGGATGCAGGTGTTTTGGCCTGGAAGCAGGACCCCTGAGGAGCCTGCTGTTGGCCTCTGTCCCCTCCTACCTGCTGTGTGTCTTTCCTCCACCTGGCTGACCTCTCTGTGGCTCAGGATGCACAGCAAGCTTAGGAGAGAGGGTAGCCCTGAGTGGCCTAAGGGCACAGCCTTCTGGGAAACCTTGAGGGTGTGAAGTGGTGTCAAGTGTCAAAGGCAGAAAGGGGGCAGGGCAGGACCTTGGCCTGGTCTCTGGCCCTAAATCCCTGGGcacctggtacctctttaaaaaatgggGTTTTTGAAGCTTCTTCCTTGGCCTCCAAGACTGAGAGGAGAGCTGGCTCTGCCAGTCGTCTCCCTGTCCCGGGCCTCTTTTTGGGCAGTCGCTGCCGCCCTAGCTGAGCAGCCCCACCTGCAGCCCTCTCCCAACCCTTCCCAGCCCTGAGAAACCTCTGGTTACAGAACAGGCTCTTCCAGATGCCAGCCCAGTGGTGTCAGCCCTGGCCGCCCTCGCCCGTGCGcgcagggagggggcaggaggcctGCACCTGCCCTTTGCTCCTGAGGCCTGAGCACTGCCCGGGAGAGGCGCCCTGCAAGTGCCGAGCCACAGGGAGCCGGAAAGGCCCGGGTCTGCCTGGATCCAGGACACGGCGCCCGGCCTGCTGCCGCCGTGGCCCTTCACCCTTCTTCCAACTCCCGTGTTCCCTCTGAGCTGCCTTCCCAAGCCCCCACCCCTTAAGCTCGGTGGGGCCCTCGTTCCCACCCTGCCACCCCAGGTATCTCCTCTGGCCCTGGCCGCCTGCTGATGGCCTCCTGGAGCGGCCCCAGCCCTCGGCTCCCTCCCCCTGGCCCGCGCTTCGCGCCCCCACCGTGGGCCCCGCCAGCACAGCCCACCCGCCCCCCTTTCCAGGCCTGGGAAACCTGCAGCCCTGGATGCAGGGTGTCATCGCCGTGGCCGTGTTCCTGGTGCTCGTAGCAGTCGCCTACGCCGTCAACCGCTTCTGGTGCCGGGATGAGCCGTGAGTGAGGGCGGCCGGTGGGGCCCTTCCCTCACCAGCAGGGCCGGCCCCGCGCACCAGCTCTAGGCTCAGGGAGAAGGGCCCCCGAAATCCCGAGCCCTGTCCTCTCACGGTGTGGAAGGGAGCCCGAGGCCCACGGCGGCAGGGCGAGTTGTTGCAGCCAGGACTAGAGCTCAGGCTTGCCGGCTCCAGAGTGGGGCTCCGGAGATTGCGGGAAGCGCCTTCTCCTCATGCAGTCTCAGTGCTTCTCTCTGCACCGACAGGGTGATAGTGAGGCCTGCGGTGGGGTCAGCCACTGTGCTGCACGCTGGAGGGACAGAGGGGGAGTGGGACAGACTACAACTCCTGCCCTCACAGACTCACGGCCTGGAAGGGAAGGTGACAAGAAGTGAGCGATCGCGAGTGCAATTCTTGTCGCTATCCGAAAAGTGCGGAGCGCGCtgtggggctggggctgcgggCATTCGAGGAAGGCTTCCCTCGTCGTACATTTACTTATCCTGAAACCTGAAGAATGAGGAGGAGGCAGTCACCAATTTAGGCCGAGGGAAAGGTATACCTGGGGTCCTGAGTTTGGGGGTGTGGCGCCAGGGCTGCTGGGTGCTGACGTACCAAGCCCGAGGGTGGAGGTGCTGAAATCCGGCCCCCTCGGTGCTTGCCAGGCTAGCACCCTGGGACAAGGCTGCGTCTGTCCAGAAGGGCATCTTTCACTACCTCTCACCAAGATGGCCTGGGTGCTAGCAGCAGCCTCGCCTGGCCCCCTTAGGAAGATACAGGAAGCTCCGTGGTTGGGGTGGAGCGGGATGGGCCAGGCCTGCAGGAGGCTGGAGAGGTCAGCCGGGCCTTGTGCGTTAATTAACCCAAACCTGGGGCTGTGACCTTAGAGCGACAGGAATCCACCGGAAAGTTTTTAAGGCAGCTTCGGCATGCGATGTGGCCCTCGCACTCACCCTGGCTGCCAAGTGGTGGCGGCACAGGAGGGGGCCGGTCAGCAGGCCAGGAGACCAGCGAGGAGGTCCTGCGGGAGACCAGTAGAGAGTGTGCACTGTCGGGTGGCAgcgcaggaggaggaggggccagGCCTAAGGCCATCTAGGAGGGGATGCTGGGGGCCGGCGGAtggagggagggcagggagggccggGAGGGCTCCAGGCTCCTGCCCGGGACCATCTACCGAGGCAGAGAATGCAAGAGGAGGAGCAGATCCGGGGGGAGCTGCTGAGTTTAACTGGAGTCTGTGGGCTGCCCGAGGAAAGCCAGCCAGGGTCGAGGGGTGACCTTCGTGAGGGCAGTTTCTGCCGTGGTGGGGGCAGAGGCCTCACTGCAGTGGGTTTGAACTTGAGTAGGATGCTTTCAGTCAGCAAACCTTTCTCTCGCCGCTGGCCCTTGCTCTGCCTTCAGCGGCCACTGACCATGTTTCTCCTATGCCCGAGGAAAGTCCTGGAGGAACTGAGGGCCTGCACCAAGGGGTCCTTTGGAGGCTGAGCGGAGGCCAGAACGGAAGCAGCAGTGTGGGCTGGGGGGGCTGGAGAGCGGCCTGGGGCATAGGAGAAGTCTTTTGCAAAACTCAGGCCCAGATCTGAGGCCCCCACAGCAAGGAGAGGAGAAGGCGTGAGGGTCCCGGGGTGGGGCCAGATCAGGCTGCTGGCCGGTCCTGCTGGGCACAGGTGGTTCGTGAAGGGGTGGGCTCTGCCCCTTGGGCTCGTGGGAACCGGGACCCAGAGGGGGGCCTGAGCGGCAGGGGACCTGGGGAGCCCCATGACGTGTCCATCCCCAGGGAGCCTGGGAACCTGGTCATGACTGTGGGAGACAAGGCCGACGGGGTCCTGGTGGGAATGGATGGAAGGTACTCCTCGATGGCGGCCAGCTTCAGGTGAGGTGCCGGGGCAGGGCCTTGCGCCCGGGGGGCTTctgagggtggggaggggcgcAGCGGAGAGAGCGGGCTCAGTGAGGGGAAGGGCTCATGGGGTGCTGGGCTCTGGGAGGACTCCTGGGCTCCATGCCCAGGAAGGGGACAGGGGCTTGGTGGGGGGCGGTCTCAGTCAGTGGCTTGGGACTCAAGAGGGGAGTGGGCATGGGGGAGAGGGGGTCAACAGAAAAGGGGACTTGATGATGGGATGGGGGGAATCCTGGTATGGGAAGGGGCCCAGTGGGGGAGGGGCCTCGGAGGGAGAGGGGCTGCAGCGCTGTGGTGCTGAGAGGCCTCTGGTCTCAGGTGTACAAGACCACATATGGCCAGGGGAGCCCCCTTCTGGGAGTCAAGTATTTATTCCGGAAGATGCTGCCCTCACAAGTGCAggatggggcagggaggggggtgggatGGAAGGTGTAATGGCACCCCAGGCTCCTGTCGTCCTCTTTCAGGTCCCCCGAGCATGAGAACGCCTATGAGAATATCCCTGAGGAGGAGGGCAAGGTCCGCAGCACCCCCATGTGATCCCCCCTTGCCTGTGCCCTGCTCCCCTGTGGGCCCAGCCCTGAGGCTGCCAGGCACCGTGACTGAGGGCCACCTCCTCCACCCAGGCCACCTGCCTCCCTCTCTATGCAGAAGTTTTCCACAGGGGGCTGACTGCCCCCAACCCCAGCCAGCTCCTCTTCTCCCCTGAACTGTAGCCCACCAAGGTCAGAGCTCAGATGGAGTccaggctgggctcagctggggctCTGGGATctcccggggcgggggggggggggggtctcccGTCCAATTCAGAAGAGCTTTCTGAAGAGGACAGTGAGCTCAGCACTTCCCACCCTGTCTCACGTctcctcccccatcactgtggaAATGGGCCCTTATTTCTaggaaataaagactttttgtATTTCTGGGATGAAGCCCCCAGGGCTCAGAAGCAGCCCCTCAGGCATCCAGGGAGGCTCAATCTTGCTTTCTGAAACTGGACAATCACCTTCTGAGGCCACCGTCAGGGTGACTTTGGGGGATTATCCAGAACCCCCAACACCCAGGGAGCAGCGGCCGAGAAGGGGCCGGGCTGTGTCCACGTCGGGGATAAAGGAGTGTCTGAGTGTGGAAGTGCCCGTGAGCGGGGGTGCCTGCTGTGCTCACGTGCGTGGAAAagctggggaggaaggggaggccaGGGGCAGGGGAGCCCAGCCCGGCCACTGGGTGGACCTTGTCCTGCCAGGCCAAACCCCCTCTTTGGTCAGAGCAGTCACGATAGGCTTCctgaggggcgggggggggggggcggggggggggctgaCCCTGACGCAAGCGGGATCTCTTTTGTGTATGTGGGCAGGAGGAGGGTGTCAGAGGCCTCTCTGAGCGGCCCTGTGCGGCCAGCTAGTTGCAGGCAAGGCCCCTCCTGCcagtcctcccccacccccctgccaagACTGATTCACCTGCGCACACGTGATTCTGGGCTGTTCCACCCAcagccatccccacccccacccccacccccacctccagtcCAGCTAGAATCGCAGCCTGTTCAAAGTTTTCTCATTGCTACAGCTCTCTTCCCTCTGTCATAGCCCCTCTGTCCTGGGCTTTGGGCATAGGAAATGCCAGGGGAGAAGAGACTTGCGACCCAAGAAGCCCAGATTTGAGTCCTGGGTCCCCTGCTgacttgtgtgaccttgggagagTCACTGTCCTCTCTGAGCATCAGATTCCCCTCTGCAGAGGACTTGGTCAGTCTCGCAGCAGAGTTGGAGTAAAATCCAGCCGACTCCGAGTCCTGGGatggaggcgggggtgggggtggggggccagaGAACCAGGCCCTAATGGGAATGAagcaggagggagaggaaagaggaggtGTGACTCAGCTAGGTTGGCTGACCCTGGAGGCCTCTTGCCTGCCAGGGACTGTCAGTATCATGGGAACAGCTACAGTTTCTCTCTCTGGGTGACACCCTGAGACAGACTCACCCAGGAGCATCCCCAGATCCAGAGGTGTAGGGCAAGAGGGTAGTAGGCAGTTTACCTTGTCCCAGAGCTCTCCTCTGCCATCTGTCGCAATCTGTCCCAGCACCCTGGTTAAACATGAGTattcctctgcctcctccaaATTGCCCAGGGGAGAGTCTGGGCCTCACCTCtcagccccaggcctcctgagcTTCTGCCCTTCCTGAAAGTGTAAAGAATGACACATTGTCACACCTGCCTAGACCGAGCCTAGTGGGTGGGGCCTCTCAGAAGGCTGACCAAGGGATTAAGAACCTGGCTGGTCagggaggatgggaaaaccccagAGGCCCAGGGCATGCTGCCTCTCTCCCCTGGAGCCTGGCCAATTTCCTATTCTCCCATGCCCTGTCTGATCAGCCAAGCCAGGCCATGCCTCTCCAGTCCTGGGATAAAGTCCGTCTTGTGCCCCCCTGGCCCAGCCCAGTAGCCCACTCCCACAGGGGTCACTACAGAAggcagggcccagggcccagctgtccCACTCCTGATCATGCCACCCCCCAGCCCAGCTGGCCTGGGCCCGGTTCACCTCTCCTTCTTAGCCCCAGATGTGGCCCCTGGAAACAGGGCCTGCATGAGCTTCCTTCCATAAAGCCCCCAGGAGGGCCTCCCTTGGACAAGATCTGGGCTTGGTGAGGGGTCTCTTCCCCAGTTCATACTTTATGATCCATCTCAACCCATCAATGGGGAGAGAAGTAGGTGGGCACAGCAGGAACCTCCAAATTGCCCCAGGGAAGACCCATCTCAAATGAGAATGATCCCTTCTCACCTCACTGGGGTTTAGGGAGCAGGCTCTAGCAGAAGGAAGAGCCCTGAGGTGGGAAAGCAGGGTCTTTGGCCCAGGCCTATTCCtgccttgctgtgtgacctgggccAAGGTGGttctcctctctgggcctcagctcaaTTAAAGGTGACTGTAGCTCTTGTGATTCCGCCTCTAGGCTTTTGCTCGCTCATGTGGTTTCCAGTGCCTGATGCCCTCTCACCCCACCTCTGCCAGTTTAAACTCTTCCTATTCCTTTTTCTTGGCCCAGCTAAGGTTCCTCTTCCTCTGGGAAGTCTCCTTGTTTAGACCAGAAGACAGAGTCAGGAGGCCAGCTCAGCTCCTCACTTACCAAAGGAGAGAGAGGTTCTGGGGTCTGGCCTTTGCTAAGGTGCAACCCCCTTCCTCTTTTCCAGCCTCCTGGCCTGGACCTTTCGGTTGCCCCATCTGATTCTCCTCGCCTGAGGCCACATGTGCTCCTGTCTCTGGCTCCAGTTGCTTCCTGAGGGAAAGCCTGGACCCCCTTCCAGCCGGACAGGGCCTGAAGGCAGAGCCACAGCCCATCTCCCTGCAGCAGGGCCGGCCAGGCACTCACACCTGGGAGGTCTGGCCCGGCAGGGCCAGCTATCTCTCTCTGCTCACCTGCtccctggtggctgctggggcaGGACCCCTGGCACTCTGGGGTTTCTCCAGGAGCCTCTTgagcccccctccccacactgGTTCCCTCAGTTTGGGCAGGGTCAGGACGGTGGGAACCCTGGGGGTCCCTGCAGGGCCTCTACGGCACtggcctccccccctcccccagcccatgTTCCTGCCCTGACAGGGGGCTGGGAGCACGTAACTGCCGGCCTCAGAAGGCCTGAGCCCCCCATTTCTTATCGCCAGTTGCCACCTGCCAGCCTGGTCAGATCAGGGAGAGAAAGGAGGCTGGGTCCGGGCCAGGGCGGCGCTTAGTGACCCTCCCGGGGCTTAATCTCAGACTGGCAGACGCTGAGTGGCTCAGGCTCGCTCCTGGAGGAGGCTGATAACGCACCAGCTGGGCCCCCCACCATCTATCGGGCCGCGCAGCCTGTCCCCCGGGGTGGCGCTAGGGGGACGGGGGAGGGGGAGCCTCTGGACTCTGGGCGGGGCGGAGGCGCGCTCTCCTCCCCCAtccctgggggctgggaggggattCTGCGCTCCTTGAGTGACAGACCAGGGAGGAGCCTGGCGAGAGCAGAGGGCGGGGCTCAGGCGGGAACGCCCCGCGGGCCGAGGCGCCTCCCTCCTTCCTGCTCTCCCCGCCCCCTTTCACTCCCCTCTCCACCCAGTCCTGGTCTTCGCCTCTCACAACCTCCGTCAGTCCTGctgtttctgtctctttctctgagtgcgtctctgggcctctgttttcatctgttttcttgtctttctctgtCCTCTCTCACCTcgcctcccttctttcttttcagtTAGTGATCTCTTTTGccccctccccaaccctccccacTCTCCCAACCTGCCCCAGTGCTGCCCCTTGGCCCAGGAGATCGTCCCCTCCGTGAAATCTCGCTTTTTGGTGTGTGCCATCATCTCCCAAGGCTCCCTTCCACCAGCTCTCTGAGCAGAACAGCTCAGGCCTCCTAAGGCCGGGACTCTGGGACCAGGAGATTTTCTTACTGTTACAGggtatttttgttcattttgcttcCTGGAACTGGGCCTCCATCTTTCTTCTCACCCACTTAAAATGCATGAAATCCACAGGGTTACATTATAGGTGACACCCAAACACAGGCACAGAAAGCCTCCACCCAGGGATGCAGCACTGCTTACTTCAGTGAGACCTGAAGATGGACTTCCAGCCTAAAATTGATTTCCAAAAGAGGCTGTGGAGTTCTGGTAACCAGAGTCTCACCAGTTATAGGACAGAGTGCTGGGTGGTCAAGATGATTTTCAAGATTACTTCACGCATGCTTAGAATGACATGAGTGGAAATACTGCTTACTTATTGAGCTCCAGTGAGCCATCCGCTGAGGATTACCAGTGGAGTCTCCTCTCGTCGGGCTGTGGCAGGGGCTGGGAGGTGCGGAGAGGGAATGCAGGTGTGAGAGGGGGAGCAATCACAGGCATTGTACCCTGCCCTCTTGGACCAACCTCACTGGTGAGCCGGGTGGCTGGAGTGGTCAGAACTTGCTCTGGGACCAGGTGGGTGGCATCTGCTTTCCACCCAGATCTGGCCTTGGGCGTGACTTTCCAACTTGGCTCTCATTCCATTTTTTGGTTCCTGGTAGTTTGCACAGTGGTCAAGAGCTTGAGCTTTGGAATGATGCAGGCTCAAGTTAAAATTCCAGCTTTGCTCCTCGCCCCCTGGGGGCCCTCCTAGGCGTTCAGATTCGCCCTTTCCATGCTGGTAAAACTGGTTCTGTATATCTGCACTGCAGGATTGCTGGGAGGAAACAGAGAAACAGACATACTATGTTTTATTATCGTACTTGAGACTCGCCAGAACTCGCCAGAACTCTTTCTATGGTCAACTTAGATGTCCCTTCTTCCAGGAACTGGGTTAAGGGGTTCCTCTGGGCAATTCCAGCCCTGGtacttctctccctctctgcacTCGCCACATTATGGTGTCtgtgcccagccccagccccagccccagcctcacGTCTGGGAGCATAACGAGGGCAGGAACTGGGCCACATCCTTCTGCATCACCAGCATCCAGGGCAGGGCTGATTTCAGAGGAAGGGGAGTCCAGGAATTGGTGAAGAGACCCAAAGGAAAGGGATGAAACTTGAGCTGTCTGTCTGGTGGGATGTCTGTCCATCCCCCCCTTCTACCTTACACAGGCATAGACACACAAATGTGCACACGTATATGCTCTGTCTTTGGTTGTAGGTCCTGGGGTCAGTGATGAGCTCCCCTGAACATCGCCGGTCCCTCTGGCCTTTCCTTTCCGGGGGCTGCTCGCCCTCTGTCTGCCTGTAGGCTCCGCTGCCACCTGGTGGCTGCACACTTAGTAAGTAGCAAGGGCGAGCTCAGCAAAACCTTTGAATCTGAGTTTCAGGCAGGCTCTACTCTCTCAAGTGCTGGGAACTCCCTCAGGTGATGCCAGCACCTCTGCCCGGTCTTTCCTTGGGCTTCAAGGGCATCCGGGCCTCCAGCGCCCCAGAGGCCAAGTCCATAAACAGCACAGGACTACTGGCAGGCACCAGGCTGGTGGGGCTTAGCCATCTGCCTGACGTCACACCTCCCCTTCCCTTAGAAATGGCCTGGGGGCCCAGTGGCTACTTCACTGGGCCATTATTCGAGAGTGAGAGGGGGACACTGTTTCTGGGACTCTGTTCTCTAGAGACTCCAGCTCTCTGGAGATGCAGAACAGAGGCAGCCCATGAGAAGAGAGGGTGGAGTTAAGGAGGAATTCCAGTGTTTTCTGTCCTGAGCGAGCTGGAAGTTGGTGGAGCATTGGGTTGTGCAGACTGTGCCCACAAAAGGGTGCTCGACTGAGGTAAGGAAATCTAGCCTGCCCTCTGCTAGCCAGGCCTGGCACCCTAGTTGGGGACTGTGTCCGCTTGGAGGAAAGGATGGCTTTTCTAGTTCACATGAAGGCACTGAATGGCCTGGGTGGAGCCAACACTGACAATGGCAGATGCCAGGAGAGGGGCATGAGTGGATGATGATGCATTATGGGCATGAGGTGTTTAGGAACTCATGGGAAATCCACAGAGGATGTATGGGAGGAGCTGTTGGGTTTACAGTTCAGGTCTGATGCTCGGTTAAGCAGTTAGTCATTGAGCCAGAGATTTTGTCTCATGAGGGATATATGACTTCGCATTTTCTCTCCcaacccttccagttctttccccctccccaaactgCAGCAGCATTCCTGAGTAGTTAAAAAGGCAAGCCTCAGGAACTGGTTATGAACTGGTGACTGATCAACAGGTCTTGTACAAGAATATTTAACCTGTTTTTCCAGAAGCCTGCTATGGTTATCTGTTTTTCCCAAACTGTCTAACCATCACGATATCAATAAATCTTTCCACCAATGTATAACTTCTGCCGTGCTGAAAACATCTGTTCCTTTAGGATCTGTTTCTTGTAAAGGTCATGCACATCCCCTGCAAGCCT
Above is a genomic segment from Dasypus novemcinctus isolate mDasNov1 chromosome 9, mDasNov1.1.hap2, whole genome shotgun sequence containing:
- the PDZK1IP1 gene encoding PDZK1-interacting protein 1, with the translated sequence MPALSLLLLGLLSAVPPASCQEGLGNLQPWMQGVIAVAVFLVLVAVAYAVNRFWCRDEPEPGNLVMTVGDKADGVLVGMDGRYSSMAASFRSPEHENAYENIPEEEGKVRSTPM